Genomic DNA from Jejubacter calystegiae:
TAACCCACTACGCCACCGGTACGGCGCCGATTATTTTCGGTTCCGGCTATACCACGCTTGGGCAGTGGTGGAAGGCCGGTTTTATTATGAGCGTCATTAACCTGGTGGTCTGGTTAACCGTCGGCGGGCTATGGTGGAAGTGGCTGGGGTACTGGTGATGGGCATTTTTTTGGTTCATCGCAGATTAGCGCGGAGCAATGCACTTTGTGGAGGAATATGTACGCATCGTGGAATATTCCGTTCACGTTGAGTCTGTTTTTCTTATGCCAGTTCCGGAGTCGGTGAACGGGCCAGGGGGCCTTACGCCCGGCCCCCTGACAACCCCCGGCGCCCGGCGAAAAAAATGCCCTTCGGGTCCCCTCCGTGCTCCCGGCTCTCTTAACGGGACCGGGCGCGATGTAACGTCCCTGTAAGGCGCGCCCTCGCCCCACATCCCTGCGGGGCGTCCCTGAGAGCCGGAATCCCGTCGGCATTTTTGAGCCGGGGGAATGTCACCGCCTTTCATCTTCTGCCCAAATTAATCAGGAAAGCCATTGCCGGTGTCGTTTAAGAAAACAGACTAAAGCGACGAGGGAGTTATGTCCCGGCCTAAAAATTGCCGCAGCGTTCACGGCCGCCAGGGTCAGCCAGACAAGGATGTCTGGCTGAGGGCATACGGCACAGGGATAATGAGATGGACGCTCCAGATTTTACGGTATCAGTGTACCAGACTGGATCGTTGTATAACGTCCTGACAAATGAGGAGCGTCCATCATGCAAGTATCAACTCTCGGTATTGACCTGGCAAAAAGTGTTTTCCAGCTTCACGGCGTTGATCACAACGGGAATACCGTTTTGCGTAAGCGTCTGTCACGTGCCCGGTTTGTTCAGTTTGTTATCAACCTGCCGCCCTGCCTTATCGGGATGGAGGCGTGTTCATCCAGCCATCACTTCGGGCGGCTGTTCAGGGAGCACGGTCATCAGGTGAAACTGATTCCACCTCAGTATGTAAAACCCTACGTCAAAACGAACAAGACAGATGCGGCAGATGCAGAAGCCATCTGCGAGGCTGTCACCCGGCCAAACATGCGTTTCGTTGAAATAAAAACGGTAGAGCAGCAGGCGGTACTGACACTGCATATCGAACGGAGTCTGCTTATCCGGGAGCGAACCGCCGTGATTAACAGCCTGCGGGCGATGCTGGCTGAATTTGGGTTTGTCATTCCGGGGGGGCGTCGGCAGGTTCATCAGTGCGCGTCCGATATCCTGGGTGATGATGAAAACGGGCTTTCACCTCTGGTCCGGTCCAGCGCCGCCCGCCAGCTGGCGCATATCCGGGAGCTGGACAACCAGCTGTCGCAGGTGGAAAAAGAGCTCACGGCATGGTTCAGAAGCCGCCCGGATTGTCAGCGTGTGGCGCAGGTGCCGGGCGTGGGTCTGCTGACAGCCACTTATGTTGTGGCCTCTGTCGGAAACGTACAGCAGTTCGGCTCGGCAAAACAGTTTGCCGCCTGCGTGGGGCTGACTCCCCGGGAGCATTCCAGCGGAGGTCACCAGAAATGGGGCACATCAGCAAACGGGGGGACAGCTATTTTCGCTTCCTTCTGGTTCACGGGGCGAGAGCGGTGGCAGCCTGGATTCAGCGAACCGGTCAGGGAACCCCCATGGCTGCTGGCGCTGATGCAGCGCAAACCTCACAACGTGGCAGTCACCGCACAGGCCAATAAAACCACCCGGATACTGTGGGCGATGCTGAGGCGCGGAACAGAATACCACCCCGCAACGCCAGCCTGATACAGGCTCAGGCTGACGCTACGGGTTACAGTAAACAGAGTCACACGTTACCGGAAGTGCGGGTGTAATCAGTAAGATGGCAAAACAGGTAAGACCGCAGGTGAGAGAAGCCGTGACGGCACAGGGGCGGAAAAGCCCGTAGTGGATGTCTGGTACTCACCTGGCGGCTACTCAT
This window encodes:
- a CDS encoding IS110 family transposase, which produces MQVSTLGIDLAKSVFQLHGVDHNGNTVLRKRLSRARFVQFVINLPPCLIGMEACSSSHHFGRLFREHGHQVKLIPPQYVKPYVKTNKTDAADAEAICEAVTRPNMRFVEIKTVEQQAVLTLHIERSLLIRERTAVINSLRAMLAEFGFVIPGGRRQVHQCASDILGDDENGLSPLVRSSAARQLAHIRELDNQLSQVEKELTAWFRSRPDCQRVAQVPGVGLLTATYVVASVGNVQQFGSAKQFAACVGLTPREHSSGGHQKWGTSANGGTAIFASFWFTGRERWQPGFSEPVREPPWLLALMQRKPHNVAVTAQANKTTRILWAMLRRGTEYHPATPA